The Candidatus Zixiibacteriota bacterium sequence GCTATCGACGGCGATCTTGAAGACCCGGTGTGGACCGGTTCGGATATCCAAAAAGTGGGGGGGTTCATCCAGACCGATCCCGATGAAGGCAAACCCCAGTCCGAATCTACGTTCGTGGCGGTTGTCTATGACGAGAAGGCAATTTATGCCGCCTTCTGGTGCTACGACTCGGAGCCGGAGAAGATCACGAGCCAGTTGGCGCGCCGGGATCGCCTGTCCCAATCCGATCTCGTGAGTATTCGCCTGGATCCCTATCATGATCACCGCTCCGGATACCTGTTCAATGTGAGCGCCGCCGGCACGCAGCGCGACCTGCGAATTTACGATAACACCAACACCGATGAATCCTGGGACGGCGTCTGGATGGCGGCTGTTCGCAGACAACCATGGGGTTGGTCGGCCGAGTTCGAAATCCCGTATCACTGTCTCCGCTTTCCCGAGCTGGAGGAGCACGTCTGGGGAGTGGACTTCACTCGCTGGGTCGCGCGCAAGAACGAATTCACGCAGTGGGCGTTCGTACCCTCCAAGGAGGGGGGATTTGCATCGAACTTCGGCCATCTCACCGGCCTGTCTGATATCCAGCCGACACGACATCTCGAAGTCCTGCCTTATGCTGTCTCGAGCATGGAGAGCCGGCCGTCGGTGCGATGGAACGATGGCCGTGACCTGCTCGGCAACGCCGGAATGGACATCAAATACGGCCTATCGACCAACCTGACACTTGATGCCACTATCAACCCTGATTTCGGTCAGGTGGAACTTGACCAGCCGGTGCTGAACCTCTCGGTCTTTGAGACCTACTTCCCCGAGAAGCGGCCCTTCTTCATGGAAGGTGCCGACTTGTTTCGCACCGAGTTTCAGATGTTCTATTCACGCCGTATTGGTCGCAACCCGGCTTATGATGTCGATGATCCGGCTTTCTTCCATGAAATCCATCGCCCTCGCGCCAGCACTATCCTTGGTGCGGCAAAATTGACCGGCAAGCTGGCGGGAAGAACATCTGTCGCTGTGCTCGGCGCTGTTACTCAGAGAGAACGGGCGAGGTATGCGGCGATCGACTCGGTATTCAATGTCGAAACCGACTCTGTCGGCGACACTACAAATGCCGACACCACGTTTGCGTTTCGCGACGGAGTGGTGGAGCCGCCGGCCGGATACACGGTCTTCCGTGTGAAGCAGGACGTGCTGGCGAATTCGCACGTAGGCGCAGTTGTTACCCTGGCGAGTCAGGACACCCGCCATGCGGCGGTCACCGGCGGTCT is a genomic window containing:
- a CDS encoding DUF5916 domain-containing protein, which codes for MKTLDAHSVSAFVLILAAGTLTSAGESDSSETTTRIVPEIRALRANPHPPAIDGDLEDPVWTGSDIQKVGGFIQTDPDEGKPQSESTFVAVVYDEKAIYAAFWCYDSEPEKITSQLARRDRLSQSDLVSIRLDPYHDHRSGYLFNVSAAGTQRDLRIYDNTNTDESWDGVWMAAVRRQPWGWSAEFEIPYHCLRFPELEEHVWGVDFTRWVARKNEFTQWAFVPSKEGGFASNFGHLTGLSDIQPTRHLEVLPYAVSSMESRPSVRWNDGRDLLGNAGMDIKYGLSTNLTLDATINPDFGQVELDQPVLNLSVFETYFPEKRPFFMEGADLFRTEFQMFYSRRIGRNPAYDVDDPAFFHEIHRPRASTILGAAKLTGKLAGRTSVAVLGAVTQRERARYAAIDSVFNVETDSVGDTTNADTTFAFRDGVVEPPAGYTVFRVKQDVLANSHVGAVVTLASQDTRHAAVTGGLDWRLFTNNSAWYVRGQSVFSRVDPEHVGFGLDLTLGKDAGKHVRGAVGITVKDPHFQINRLGFTERNNIRNTYLWMQYRTNDDWWIVRNSRNNVNFYYTENYAGAVITRGGNINFYIEFINNWSMGGGAEVQAEKYSDLETRGNGLWVWPGNPTYSWWFNVETDPRKKVSVLWNPGSGGDRGGSWWANYVGVNFRPQTNIEFSLGSNYVRNLGNTRWVRNISADQSTAPNAPDTSIFADLDKDQISLYASAGVVFHRNLSCQLSARGLISGLDYRNYRPYFGENQYGPYRYDLNHDFAFGSLNSTFLFRWEYRPGSTLYVVWTRSKSDYDPAANDLDLKRDLDRFFSVGSENLFLIKASYWFNL